The Cellulomonas wangleii genome includes a region encoding these proteins:
- a CDS encoding amidohydrolase family protein — protein sequence MPPASSEPAPRDLLLTGARVWSAPDAPVGEPGVLLVRDGVVQQVGGDVPPDADLPRVDVGGRVVTAGFTNSHIHLSERVWARARTAPAAALQAEIDDMLLSRGVTTALDLGSDPRHTLPVVQRIASGELRGPEILVTGATLMPRRGLPFYVREAMPWYARRWIPTPASAVAARRAVAVRHRRGVVLTKLFTGSLVERDRVLAMDADVARAAVEESHRRGLLVLAHPTDRAGTAVAVRAGVDALAHVPSVAGGTADLLREAADRGTRLIPTLHMFAAMVSPDDSFMEPVRDGLRVFLAAGGRVLFGTDVGYLTDRDVRPELEAMAACGMTTADVLRSLTTEPAAFLSRSDAGEVRPGARGDLTVLAHTVPDLAAGDLADVDLVVRAGRVVHRAPAFSDEPPVTGRQVR from the coding sequence ATGCCGCCGGCCTCGAGCGAGCCCGCCCCCCGCGACCTCCTGCTGACGGGGGCGCGCGTGTGGTCGGCACCCGACGCTCCTGTCGGGGAGCCGGGTGTCCTGCTGGTGCGCGACGGGGTCGTGCAGCAGGTCGGCGGCGACGTCCCGCCCGACGCCGACCTCCCCCGCGTCGACGTGGGTGGCCGGGTCGTGACCGCCGGGTTCACCAACAGCCACATCCACCTGAGCGAGCGGGTGTGGGCCCGGGCCCGCACCGCACCGGCCGCCGCGCTGCAGGCCGAGATCGACGACATGCTGCTGAGCCGCGGGGTCACGACCGCGCTCGACCTCGGTTCGGACCCCCGGCACACGCTGCCCGTCGTCCAGCGCATCGCGTCCGGCGAGCTGCGCGGACCGGAGATCCTCGTCACCGGGGCCACGCTCATGCCGCGGCGCGGGCTGCCCTTCTACGTCCGGGAGGCGATGCCCTGGTACGCGCGCCGCTGGATCCCGACACCCGCGAGCGCCGTGGCCGCACGTCGCGCCGTCGCCGTGCGGCACCGCCGTGGCGTCGTCCTGACCAAGCTGTTCACCGGGTCGCTCGTCGAGCGGGACCGGGTCCTGGCGATGGACGCGGACGTCGCTCGCGCTGCCGTCGAGGAGTCCCACCGCCGGGGCCTGCTCGTCCTGGCCCACCCGACCGACCGGGCGGGCACCGCCGTGGCGGTCCGTGCGGGCGTCGACGCACTCGCGCACGTCCCGTCGGTGGCCGGTGGCACCGCCGACCTGCTGCGGGAGGCCGCGGACCGGGGCACCCGGCTGATCCCCACGCTGCACATGTTCGCCGCCATGGTCAGCCCGGACGACAGCTTCATGGAGCCGGTCCGCGACGGGCTGCGGGTCTTCCTCGCCGCGGGGGGCCGCGTCCTGTTCGGCACGGACGTCGGCTACCTCACCGACCGGGACGTCCGCCCGGAGCTCGAGGCGATGGCGGCCTGCGGCATGACGACGGCCGACGTGCTGCGCTCGCTGACCACCGAGCCGGCCGCGTTCCTCAGCCGCTCGGACGCAGGGGAGGTGCGGCCCGGTGCGCGTGGTGACCTCACGGTGCTGGCGCACACCGTCCCCGACCTGGCGGCGGGCGACCTGGCCGACGTCGACCTCGTCGTGCGCGCGGGACGGGTCGTCCACCGGGCTCCCGCGTTCAGCGACGAGCCCCCGGTCACCGGACGCCAGGTCCGGTGA
- a CDS encoding SDR family oxidoreductase, with translation MTMLVTGGTGNLGGHVLPLLHAAGVRPRVLSRRARTDTPQAAYVVGDTVTGDGLDAATAGVTTVLHMAGGRGDDRAAAQVAAAARRAGVEHLVLVSVTGADRLPVGYYRAKAAAERAVQRSGVPSTVVRPAQFHDFVLRTLGRFAAWPVVPAPRAMWAEPVEVAAVARRLVEVALGPPQGRVPDVVGPQVLSAEQLLRTLLRARGRDVRVVRVPVPGPVGRACRERVNLAGPDALRTGGTWEEFVAGV, from the coding sequence ATGACCATGCTCGTCACCGGTGGTACCGGCAACCTCGGCGGCCACGTGCTGCCGCTGCTGCACGCGGCCGGGGTGCGTCCGCGGGTCCTCAGCCGACGTGCCCGGACGGACACCCCGCAGGCCGCGTACGTCGTGGGGGACACGGTCACGGGCGACGGCCTCGACGCCGCGACGGCCGGCGTCACGACCGTGCTCCACATGGCCGGCGGCCGCGGCGACGACCGGGCGGCGGCGCAGGTGGCCGCCGCGGCGCGACGGGCCGGTGTCGAGCACCTCGTCCTCGTGTCGGTCACGGGCGCCGACCGGCTGCCCGTCGGCTACTACCGCGCCAAGGCCGCCGCCGAGCGCGCCGTGCAGCGGTCGGGCGTCCCGTCCACCGTGGTGCGCCCGGCCCAGTTCCACGACTTCGTGCTCCGCACGCTGGGGCGGTTCGCGGCCTGGCCCGTCGTGCCCGCGCCCCGGGCCATGTGGGCGGAGCCGGTCGAGGTCGCGGCCGTGGCACGCCGGCTGGTCGAGGTCGCGCTCGGGCCTCCGCAGGGCCGCGTCCCGGACGTCGTCGGGCCGCAGGTGCTCTCCGCCGAGCAGCTCCTGCGCACCCTGCTGCGGGCCCGCGGGCGGGACGTGCGGGTCGTCCGCGTCCCGGTGCCCGGGCCTGTGGGGCGGGCGTGCCGGGAGCGCGTGAACCTCGCCGGTCCCGACGCCCTGCGCACCGGCGGGACGTGGGAGGAGTTCGTCGCCGGGGTGTGA
- a CDS encoding glycoside hydrolase family 32 protein produces MEQRTGDPHEPRWHLRAPQGWLNDPNGIGRWDGRWHVMYQWNPDDTVWGSIRWGHASSVDLLRWEHEPVALAPRPGAPDGGGAWSGVAVPDGGDVALVYSAVRDASDTGTAGVAVARRGADGGWVQPDRLAAPHPDLPGVVDVRDPFLLTVGGRRVAVQGAGTPAGGAVVVHDADDLEDWRLLGTLLQARDVPAGLAAPGHVWECPQLVQVADRWVLLVSWFERGDGPERLGVTAYTGHLDVTGAAPRFVPEVATAFDHGPDLYAPQAYVCDDGRVLLWGWSWESRDGTRPADEVAAAGWAGLLTCPRELVLAADGRAVMRPAAELVGLRGAPLDVERGLLVTDAPAWRVAASGGLAVSLVDDAGAVVDVWSTDGPAELLVDGSLLEAFEPDRGSTTRRVYRRPGQRWRVGVAGDAAAHVLRVPPA; encoded by the coding sequence ATGGAGCAGCGCACCGGTGACCCGCACGAGCCGCGGTGGCACCTCCGCGCCCCGCAGGGCTGGCTGAACGACCCCAACGGCATCGGCCGGTGGGACGGGCGCTGGCACGTGATGTACCAGTGGAACCCCGACGACACGGTGTGGGGCTCGATCCGCTGGGGGCACGCGAGCTCGGTGGACCTGCTGCGCTGGGAGCACGAGCCGGTCGCGCTGGCACCCCGGCCGGGCGCACCGGACGGCGGCGGCGCGTGGAGCGGGGTGGCCGTGCCGGACGGCGGCGACGTGGCCCTCGTCTACAGCGCGGTGCGCGACGCGTCCGACACGGGCACGGCGGGCGTCGCGGTCGCCCGGCGCGGCGCCGACGGCGGCTGGGTGCAGCCCGACCGGCTCGCGGCCCCGCACCCGGACCTGCCCGGGGTCGTCGACGTGCGCGACCCGTTCCTGCTCACCGTCGGCGGGCGTCGCGTGGCCGTCCAGGGCGCCGGGACGCCCGCGGGCGGTGCGGTCGTGGTCCACGACGCCGACGACCTGGAGGACTGGCGGCTGCTGGGCACGTTGCTGCAGGCGCGGGACGTCCCCGCGGGCCTGGCGGCGCCCGGCCACGTGTGGGAGTGCCCGCAGCTGGTGCAGGTCGCCGACCGGTGGGTGCTGCTCGTGTCGTGGTTCGAGCGTGGCGACGGCCCGGAGCGGCTCGGTGTGACGGCGTACACGGGTCACCTCGACGTCACGGGCGCCGCGCCGCGGTTCGTCCCCGAGGTGGCCACCGCGTTCGACCACGGCCCGGACCTGTACGCGCCGCAGGCGTACGTCTGCGACGACGGCCGGGTGCTGCTGTGGGGGTGGTCCTGGGAGTCCCGCGACGGCACCCGCCCGGCGGACGAGGTCGCCGCCGCGGGGTGGGCGGGCCTGCTGACGTGCCCGCGGGAGCTGGTGCTGGCGGCGGACGGGCGGGCGGTGATGCGCCCGGCGGCCGAGCTGGTCGGGCTGCGCGGCGCACCGCTGGACGTCGAGCGGGGCCTGCTGGTGACGGACGCGCCCGCGTGGCGCGTCGCCGCGTCCGGTGGGCTGGCGGTGTCGCTGGTCGACGACGCCGGCGCGGTCGTGGACGTGTGGTCGACGGACGGCCCCGCGGAGCTGCTGGTCGACGGGTCGCTGCTGGAGGCGTTCGAGCCGGACCGCGGCAGCACGACGCGTCGGGTGTACCGGCGTCCGGGTCAGCGCTGGCGGGTGGGGGTGGCCGGGGACGCCGCGGCGCACGTGCTGCGGGTGCCGCCGGCCTGA
- a CDS encoding GTP-binding protein, with protein sequence MAFPPSDAAVAAPAGTAGAVAPTVVKIVVAGGFAVGKTTFIGSISDIEPLNTEAAMTEHSVGVDDAGGVTDRKTTTTVAMDFGRIALPGSLWLYLFGTPGQDRFLFMWDDLVRGAIGAVVLVDTDRLDQCFPAVDYFESRGIPFVVGVNCFDGIAKHQLDDVREALAIPAHVPVLYTDARSRAATKQALIALVQLAMERLRQR encoded by the coding sequence ATGGCATTTCCGCCCTCTGACGCCGCCGTCGCCGCTCCGGCGGGGACCGCGGGCGCAGTTGCCCCCACAGTCGTCAAGATCGTCGTCGCCGGCGGGTTCGCCGTCGGCAAGACGACCTTCATCGGCTCGATCTCCGACATCGAGCCGCTCAACACCGAGGCCGCCATGACCGAGCACTCCGTGGGCGTCGACGACGCCGGCGGTGTGACGGACCGCAAGACGACCACGACGGTCGCGATGGACTTCGGTCGCATCGCGCTGCCGGGGTCGCTCTGGCTGTACCTGTTCGGTACCCCGGGCCAGGACCGCTTCCTCTTCATGTGGGACGACCTGGTCCGTGGGGCGATCGGCGCCGTCGTGCTCGTCGACACCGACCGCCTGGACCAGTGCTTCCCGGCCGTCGACTACTTCGAGTCGCGCGGCATCCCGTTCGTCGTCGGCGTCAACTGCTTCGACGGCATCGCCAAGCACCAGCTCGACGACGTCCGCGAGGCCCTCGCGATCCCCGCCCACGTGCCGGTGCTCTACACCGACGCGCGGTCGCGGGCAGCGACGAAGCAGGCCCTCATCGCGCTCGTGCAGCTCGCCATGGAGCGTCTGCGCCAGCGGTGA
- a CDS encoding DUF742 domain-containing protein produces MSEHVEYEARTVRPYAVTGGRVRSARSDLPLEALVEVMPGAVARTGLTPEKRAIIQHASAGYISVAELSALLHLPLGVVRILVSDLTDANSVRVHTSQPVEVNTGESPALSLSVLESVLNGISAL; encoded by the coding sequence ATGAGCGAACACGTCGAGTACGAGGCCCGAACGGTCCGGCCCTATGCCGTGACCGGGGGTCGCGTGCGTTCGGCACGCTCCGACCTGCCTCTCGAGGCTCTGGTCGAGGTCATGCCGGGCGCCGTTGCCCGCACGGGGCTGACGCCCGAGAAGCGCGCGATCATCCAGCACGCGTCGGCCGGGTACATCTCGGTCGCCGAGCTGTCGGCGCTCCTCCACCTTCCGCTCGGTGTGGTCCGGATCCTCGTGTCCGATCTCACCGATGCCAACTCTGTGCGCGTGCACACCTCACAGCCGGTCGAGGTCAACACCGGTGAAAGCCCCGCCCTGTCCCTGAGCGTGCTGGAGAGTGTTCTCAATGGCATTTCCGCCCTCTGA
- a CDS encoding roadblock/LC7 domain-containing protein produces the protein MTALSTEAANFGWLLDNFVRTVPGTRHTLVVSADGLLMAMSEQLDRTSGDQLAAIVSGMSSLTRGASRQLRAGEVRQAIIEMDHLFLFLMSVSNGSVLAVVAEATCDVGLIGYEMAMLVSRTEATLTPQLISEMRGQLPIDGATRAPVA, from the coding sequence GTGACCGCGCTCAGCACCGAGGCAGCCAACTTCGGCTGGCTCCTGGACAACTTCGTCCGGACCGTGCCCGGCACTCGCCACACGCTCGTGGTGTCGGCCGACGGTCTGCTCATGGCGATGTCGGAGCAGCTCGACCGCACCAGCGGCGACCAGCTCGCGGCCATCGTCTCGGGCATGTCGAGCCTCACCCGTGGCGCGTCGCGCCAGCTGCGTGCGGGGGAGGTGCGCCAGGCGATCATCGAGATGGACCACCTGTTCCTCTTCCTCATGAGCGTCTCCAACGGCTCCGTCCTCGCCGTGGTCGCCGAGGCGACGTGCGACGTCGGCCTCATCGGCTACGAGATGGCGATGCTCGTCTCGCGCACCGAGGCCACCCTGACGCCGCAGCTCATCTCCGAGATGCGGGGCCAGCTGCCGATCGATGGCGCTACCCGGGCGCCCGTCGCCTGA
- a CDS encoding ATP-binding protein has product MLRRLGIRAKVLAVLAVPMIVLLVAGTYISYGAIQDLRYARATQTVVRTLDALSPLTAAYQQERILSLTGAAPEQIAEARAVTDRVLGETRKVTAELQLDQFPESVVREFRDQQEAYRTLLPQVRARVDENGQRAVIKNSFQNILDGQTRVMEGVANSLQDRELAEFVAANRELALLSDALLNEYVTGYELKVAVAESPALARTFQSLTTSTELARDRARSAVADLELPGVALSTGDPTARLLSMRANFTRGATAAIATVDGAEWLAQTTSQMASIGEVNSGVLAGADQVAADGVAAARDTALVTVALALAALIVSFLFAVTVARSIVVPLRRLTSAAADVREQLPRLVEQVSTPGEGPEITLAPIPVRSSDEVGRLAQAFNAVNATTVQVAQEQAALRGSIAEMFVNVARRDQVLLNRQLSFIDSLERAEEDPGTLANLFRLDHLATRMRRNAESLLVLAGIDSGRRLRDAMPLSDVIRTASSEIEQYDRVQLDLQVDPHMLGFNALSAAHLLAEILENATVFSEPETPVVVTTGVNGASVVVRITDQGLGMTEAEIESANRKIASVSASDALGAQRLGLFVVGRLAQRLGAEVTLRKRVGGTGTEALVMFPSTLFSANEVNSYGALPPAAAAPAQAAPLPQIEAPEVREVDLAELTDGETPLGLPRRRRGDEAGGAPAVRPAAGVPDDDAPIPVPMLNAPGGLPTRSRKTFDENNIVLPVAPETTLSPELSVDTGEWTPAVAATPLRSGLPTRARAATSAWASEPDQDESRPASAPADPAARAGLFSGFRGRELPTTGDQAASGLAVPALEPDELTTPEPSPSPGADEGWPVPSWRDLSSGLPSRARPSVTPDEDGATQQEPAQQPEQWSAPHTDDTWRAPQSDEQPWAPTHDEQPWAPDAPAAEAAPAPAWDREETTAPSWDEPQAPAATWDQQGTATTSWDQQETAPSWEQQESAAPSWGAPQAPAASWDQPEESAAPAWEQPQAPAASWDEAPAAQWETTALPPVEHGDEGSHEQPAAEHGAPEPEAPFTAYSGYSGWAGSSDRPALEYTAPYVPFERSLDEARAWHTGAMPVVPEPARTAAPAWSAPADAQPAGHGHQVEAEPEPEAEEEVAAPWAPVSAVAPPVVAPQLEPDPEPVAWQAPARQEQQVEAAPAPSADEWRPSTPAWARSAAADEPTQMFAPVDSAPVAPAPVAPVVDPRPALPVRNAQAPSPAWQPTSAPVAADAPAPAFSDLVAPEDDKPKRRWGNFFSRKKDDGLVEDAPAPTVTRTPVRSSAWGPDGLAAAPLTPAAPPAPQAPAANGWEAPAWSAPSAPQSAATPVVPEVRPAPSWSPPEWTGRQAAPASTVPHPSVPPSTAPRVGTLDDEVAAMLALRSDIQEQALSELSQLSAYRPSAVGAGGSERLAKRVPSAVPAAPAPMEERPVQRDADQLRSRLSSFQTGTSRGRRAAHGPQDGDHS; this is encoded by the coding sequence ATGCTGCGACGGCTCGGCATCCGTGCCAAGGTCCTGGCGGTCCTCGCCGTGCCCATGATCGTCCTGCTCGTGGCCGGAACGTACATCTCGTACGGCGCGATCCAGGACCTCCGGTACGCGCGTGCCACCCAGACCGTGGTGCGCACGCTCGATGCGCTGAGCCCGCTGACGGCGGCCTACCAGCAGGAGCGCATCCTGTCCCTCACCGGGGCGGCACCGGAGCAGATCGCGGAGGCGCGCGCTGTGACCGACCGGGTTCTCGGTGAGACCCGGAAGGTGACGGCCGAGCTGCAGCTCGACCAGTTCCCCGAGTCGGTCGTGCGCGAGTTCCGCGACCAGCAGGAGGCGTACCGCACGCTGCTGCCGCAGGTGCGCGCCCGCGTCGACGAGAACGGTCAGCGCGCCGTCATCAAGAACAGCTTCCAGAACATCCTCGACGGGCAGACGCGCGTCATGGAGGGTGTCGCGAACTCCCTGCAGGACCGGGAGCTGGCGGAGTTCGTCGCGGCCAACCGTGAGCTGGCGCTCCTGTCCGACGCACTCCTCAACGAGTACGTCACCGGCTACGAGCTGAAGGTGGCCGTCGCCGAGAGCCCGGCGCTCGCCCGTACCTTCCAGTCCCTGACGACGTCGACCGAGCTGGCCCGTGACCGCGCGCGGTCCGCGGTCGCCGACCTCGAGCTGCCCGGCGTCGCCCTCAGCACGGGCGACCCCACCGCGCGGCTGCTGTCGATGCGTGCCAACTTCACGCGTGGTGCCACCGCCGCCATCGCGACGGTCGACGGCGCGGAGTGGCTCGCGCAGACCACCAGCCAGATGGCCTCGATCGGTGAGGTCAACAGCGGTGTCCTCGCCGGCGCCGACCAGGTCGCCGCGGACGGCGTCGCCGCAGCCCGCGACACCGCCCTCGTCACCGTCGCGCTCGCCCTGGCCGCCCTCATCGTGTCCTTCCTCTTCGCCGTCACGGTCGCGCGCTCCATCGTCGTCCCGCTGCGCCGCCTGACCAGCGCGGCCGCCGACGTCCGCGAGCAGCTGCCGCGGCTCGTCGAGCAGGTGTCGACGCCCGGCGAGGGTCCCGAGATCACGCTCGCCCCGATCCCCGTCCGCTCCTCCGACGAGGTCGGCCGCCTCGCCCAGGCGTTCAACGCGGTCAACGCGACCACCGTGCAGGTGGCGCAGGAGCAGGCCGCGCTGCGTGGCTCCATCGCGGAGATGTTCGTCAACGTCGCCCGCCGCGACCAGGTGCTGCTCAACCGGCAGCTGTCCTTCATCGACTCCCTCGAGCGTGCCGAGGAGGACCCCGGGACGCTGGCCAACCTGTTCCGCCTGGACCACCTCGCCACCCGGATGCGCCGCAACGCCGAGTCGCTCCTCGTGCTCGCCGGCATCGACTCCGGTCGCCGCCTGCGGGACGCCATGCCGCTGTCCGACGTCATCCGGACCGCCTCCTCGGAGATCGAGCAGTACGACCGCGTCCAGCTCGACCTGCAGGTCGACCCGCACATGCTCGGGTTCAACGCGCTGTCCGCCGCCCACCTGCTGGCCGAGATCCTCGAGAACGCCACGGTCTTCTCGGAGCCCGAGACGCCGGTCGTCGTCACCACGGGTGTGAACGGCGCGTCCGTGGTCGTCCGGATCACCGACCAGGGCCTGGGCATGACCGAGGCGGAGATCGAGTCGGCCAACCGCAAGATCGCGTCCGTCTCCGCCAGCGACGCGCTCGGCGCGCAGCGCCTCGGCCTCTTCGTGGTCGGGCGCCTCGCCCAGCGGCTCGGTGCCGAGGTGACGCTGCGCAAGCGCGTCGGCGGCACGGGCACCGAGGCGCTCGTCATGTTCCCGAGCACCCTCTTCTCGGCCAACGAGGTCAACAGCTACGGTGCGCTGCCACCTGCCGCGGCCGCGCCGGCGCAGGCCGCGCCGCTGCCGCAGATCGAGGCGCCCGAGGTCCGTGAGGTCGACCTGGCCGAGCTCACCGACGGCGAGACGCCGCTGGGCCTGCCGCGCCGTCGCCGCGGCGACGAGGCCGGTGGGGCCCCGGCCGTCCGGCCGGCCGCGGGCGTCCCGGACGACGACGCCCCGATCCCGGTGCCGATGCTGAACGCGCCCGGCGGTCTGCCGACGCGGTCGCGCAAGACCTTCGACGAGAACAACATCGTCCTCCCCGTGGCACCCGAGACGACGCTGTCGCCGGAGCTGTCGGTCGACACGGGCGAGTGGACGCCGGCCGTCGCGGCCACGCCGCTGCGGTCGGGTCTGCCGACCCGGGCGCGTGCCGCCACGTCCGCCTGGGCCAGCGAGCCGGACCAGGACGAGTCGCGTCCCGCGTCGGCGCCCGCCGACCCGGCCGCCCGCGCCGGCCTGTTCTCCGGCTTCCGCGGTCGTGAGCTGCCCACCACGGGCGACCAGGCCGCGTCCGGGCTCGCCGTGCCGGCGCTCGAGCCCGACGAGCTGACGACCCCGGAGCCGTCGCCCTCCCCCGGTGCGGACGAGGGCTGGCCCGTGCCGTCGTGGCGTGACCTGTCCAGCGGCCTGCCGAGCCGGGCCCGTCCCAGCGTGACGCCGGACGAGGACGGCGCGACGCAGCAGGAGCCCGCGCAGCAGCCCGAGCAGTGGAGCGCGCCGCACACGGACGACACGTGGCGCGCGCCGCAGAGCGACGAGCAGCCGTGGGCGCCGACCCACGACGAGCAGCCGTGGGCCCCGGACGCGCCGGCCGCCGAGGCGGCCCCGGCGCCCGCATGGGACCGCGAGGAGACGACCGCCCCCTCGTGGGACGAGCCGCAGGCACCCGCCGCGACGTGGGACCAGCAGGGGACCGCGACGACCTCGTGGGACCAGCAGGAGACGGCCCCGTCGTGGGAGCAGCAGGAGTCGGCGGCCCCCTCGTGGGGTGCCCCGCAGGCCCCGGCAGCGTCGTGGGACCAGCCGGAGGAGTCCGCGGCCCCCGCGTGGGAGCAGCCGCAGGCCCCGGCCGCGTCCTGGGACGAGGCACCCGCCGCGCAGTGGGAGACCACCGCCCTGCCGCCCGTCGAGCACGGTGACGAGGGTTCGCACGAGCAGCCGGCCGCCGAGCACGGGGCGCCCGAGCCCGAGGCGCCGTTCACCGCCTACAGCGGGTACTCCGGCTGGGCGGGCAGCAGCGACCGTCCCGCGCTGGAGTACACGGCCCCGTACGTGCCGTTCGAGCGGTCGCTCGACGAGGCCCGTGCCTGGCACACGGGTGCGATGCCGGTCGTGCCGGAGCCTGCGCGCACGGCGGCGCCCGCCTGGTCCGCACCGGCCGACGCGCAGCCCGCCGGCCACGGCCACCAGGTCGAGGCGGAGCCGGAGCCCGAGGCCGAGGAGGAGGTGGCCGCCCCCTGGGCGCCCGTCTCCGCCGTCGCGCCCCCCGTGGTCGCGCCGCAGCTGGAGCCGGACCCCGAGCCCGTCGCCTGGCAGGCGCCCGCACGCCAGGAGCAGCAGGTCGAGGCCGCGCCGGCACCGTCCGCCGACGAGTGGCGTCCGAGCACGCCCGCGTGGGCGCGGTCCGCGGCCGCCGACGAGCCGACCCAGATGTTCGCCCCCGTCGACTCCGCGCCGGTGGCACCGGCACCGGTGGCGCCGGTCGTCGACCCCCGACCGGCACTCCCGGTGCGCAACGCCCAGGCGCCGTCGCCCGCGTGGCAGCCGACGTCGGCGCCGGTCGCGGCCGATGCCCCGGCACCGGCGTTCAGCGACCTGGTCGCCCCCGAGGACGACAAGCCGAAGCGTCGCTGGGGCAACTTCTTCAGCCGCAAGAAGGACGACGGGCTCGTCGAGGACGCGCCGGCCCCGACGGTGACGCGTACCCCCGTGCGCTCCTCCGCGTGGGGTCCGGACGGGCTGGCGGCCGCGCCGCTCACCCCCGCGGCACCGCCGGCACCGCAGGCGCCCGCCGCCAACGGCTGGGAGGCACCGGCCTGGTCGGCGCCGTCCGCACCGCAGTCCGCCGCGACACCCGTCGTCCCCGAGGTGCGTCCCGCGCCCTCGTGGTCGCCGCCGGAGTGGACGGGCCGTCAGGCCGCGCCCGCGTCGACGGTCCCGCACCCGTCCGTCCCGCCGTCGACGGCTCCCCGTGTGGGGACCCTCGACGACGAGGTGGCGGCGATGCTCGCCCTCCGCTCGGACATCCAGGAGCAGGCTCTCTCGGAGCTCAGCCAGCTGTCCGCGTACCGGCCCAGTGCCGTGGGGGCGGGCGGTTCGGAGCGCCTCGCCAAGCGTGTCCCCAGCGCGGTTCCCGCCGCGCCGGCACCGATGGAGGAGCGCCCTGTCCAGCGCGACGCGGACCAGCTTCGGTCCCGCTTGTCGAGCTTCCAGACCGGTACGTCGCGCGGACGTCGCGCGGCCCACGGACCCCAGGACGGTGACCACTCGTGA
- a CDS encoding NAD(P)H-quinone oxidoreductase: MRAVVVSSPGGPDVLRASQVPDPVPGPGEVLIEVAAAGVNRADLLQRAGHYPPPPGAPAWPGLEVSGVVVGVGPPATAVTHAGGDPADPGTPQVGDRVAALLAGGGYAERVTVNASLTLPVHPVLDPVDAAALPEALATVWSNLCAARLEPGETLLVHGGSGGVGSVAVQLTHARGHRVLATAGGPERCARVRELGADVVVDHRSQDVAAAVREATGGRGVDVVLDVLGGGALRSNVELLAEGGRLVVIGLQQGRRGELDLPALMARRGSVIATTLRDRPAAQKAAIMAGVREHVWPLVLDGRVRPVVHARVPLADAPLAHAMLASGEVLGKVLLIP; this comes from the coding sequence GTGCGCGCCGTCGTCGTCAGCTCCCCGGGCGGACCCGACGTGCTGCGCGCGTCGCAGGTGCCCGACCCGGTGCCGGGTCCCGGTGAGGTGCTGATCGAGGTCGCCGCCGCCGGCGTCAACCGTGCTGACCTGCTGCAACGCGCCGGCCACTACCCGCCCCCGCCCGGCGCCCCGGCGTGGCCCGGGCTCGAGGTCTCCGGCGTCGTGGTCGGCGTGGGCCCCCCGGCGACGGCCGTCACGCACGCCGGGGGCGACCCCGCGGACCCCGGCACGCCGCAGGTCGGGGACCGCGTCGCGGCGCTCCTGGCGGGCGGAGGTTACGCCGAACGAGTGACGGTGAACGCTTCCCTCACCCTGCCGGTGCACCCGGTGCTCGATCCGGTGGACGCCGCGGCGCTGCCTGAGGCGCTCGCCACCGTCTGGTCGAACCTGTGCGCCGCCCGCCTGGAACCCGGCGAGACGCTGCTGGTGCACGGTGGCTCCGGGGGCGTCGGATCGGTGGCCGTGCAGCTCACGCACGCGCGCGGCCACCGGGTCCTCGCCACGGCGGGCGGACCCGAGCGGTGCGCCCGCGTGCGCGAGCTGGGTGCCGACGTGGTCGTCGACCACCGCAGCCAGGACGTGGCGGCCGCGGTACGGGAGGCGACCGGGGGCCGAGGCGTCGACGTGGTGCTCGACGTGCTGGGCGGTGGTGCGCTGCGGTCCAACGTGGAGCTGCTGGCCGAGGGCGGTCGGCTCGTGGTCATCGGCCTGCAGCAGGGTCGCCGCGGGGAGCTCGACCTGCCCGCCCTCATGGCACGGCGCGGCTCCGTGATCGCCACGACGCTGCGCGACCGCCCCGCCGCGCAGAAGGCCGCGATCATGGCCGGCGTCCGCGAGCACGTGTGGCCGCTGGTGCTCGACGGGCGCGTGCGGCCGGTGGTGCACGCGCGGGTGCCGCTGGCCGACGCTCCCCTGGCCCACGCGATGCTGGCGTCCGGCGAGGTGCTCGGCAAGGTCCTGCTGATCCCCTGA